The window CCTCAGTGCAATAAATCAGAGTTTCCCTAACACGATGAGGTAACCGATGGATTCCATTATCAGGTGCAGACAGTGCGGCAGCCAGATGGAGCACGAGCGTATCGACGACTTCAAGGTCAAGTTCTACTGCAAGTGCGGCTTCTCCGAGTTCAGGCCCGCCCCGGGAACGAGCAAGGTCGTGAACCCCCACTACTCCAGGGACAGCCTCCTGCCGCTCAAGTTCGACCACATGGGCAGATTCGTCGTCGAGGTGGAGCGGGCCGACCGCGAACAGCTCGAGCTCATCACCATAGACGAGATAAGCATGCTCGCCTCGTCGGACTACGACCTCGACGAGGTGCTGAAGAAAGTGGCCGAGAAGACGGCCCGCAGGCTCGGCATGGACATCTGCTCCATATACCTCTGGGACGGCGAACACCTCGTGCTCCGCGGCACCTACGGCCTCGCCCAAGAGGCGGTGGGCAAGGCGAGGCTAAAACCGGGAGAGGGCATAACCGGCACGGCCGTGCTCGAAAAGAAACCCCAGCTCGTGGCCGACGTCTCCAGGGACCCCCGCTACCACTACTTCCCGGAGACCAGGGAGGAGCAGTACAGGATCAAGACCATGTACAGCTACCCCATATTCTCGGGCGACGAGCCCTACGGCGTGCTCAACGTCCAGACCGTCGAGACGAGAAGGCTCAAAGACGACGAGCTCGGCTTCGTGGCCATCGTGGCCAACCTCATCCTCGGCGCCGTCAAGATGAGAAAGAAGGGTTGAGGCGCGGCGACGCCTTTTCCC is drawn from Deltaproteobacteria bacterium and contains these coding sequences:
- a CDS encoding GAF domain-containing protein, with the translated sequence MDSIIRCRQCGSQMEHERIDDFKVKFYCKCGFSEFRPAPGTSKVVNPHYSRDSLLPLKFDHMGRFVVEVERADREQLELITIDEISMLASSDYDLDEVLKKVAEKTARRLGMDICSIYLWDGEHLVLRGTYGLAQEAVGKARLKPGEGITGTAVLEKKPQLVADVSRDPRYHYFPETREEQYRIKTMYSYPIFSGDEPYGVLNVQTVETRRLKDDELGFVAIVANLILGAVKMRKKG